One segment of Salvelinus alpinus chromosome 1, SLU_Salpinus.1, whole genome shotgun sequence DNA contains the following:
- the LOC139579162 gene encoding lysoplasmalogenase TMEM86B-like encodes MDILETAAYDRRQRRNTYCVLFLFLSPFFLAIAVYFYLWIPDSSPSVLAAAIKAAPVISLALLVLSYKGGRSLFGVAGGLIISAGGDCCLIWPELFLHGMAYFALAHLLYSLTFLSTRYSSLSPSSSLSYFFCLLLWLLGGGLYAYLFPFLQKTPDAAALTPGVGVYVALIVLMATLAVRTRRPLIMLGSLIFMTSDLTLALQTFKVTEPLEHGRHIVMTTYYLAQLLIAVGDIKAVEGGYEFAKWKKS; translated from the exons ATGGACATCCTTGAAACAGCCGCCTATGACCGAAGACAGCGCAGAAACACG tactgtgttctgtttctctttctctcgccgTTCTTCCTGGCCATCGCTGTCTACTTCTATCTGTGGATCCCTGACTCCTCCCCCTCCGTCCTCGCTGCGGCTATTAAGGCCGCCCCTGTCATCTCATTGGCTCTCCTGGTGCTGAGCTACAAAGGGGGGAGGAGTCTCTTCGGTGTGGCGGGGGGCCTGATCATCTCGGCAGGCGGAGACTGTTGCCTTATATGGCCCGAGCTGTTTCTCCATG GAATGGCCTACTTCGCCTTGGCCCACCTGCTCTACTCCCTCACCTTCCTCTCCACTCGTTACTCCTCCCTCAgcccctcctcttccctgtccTACTTCTTCTGCCTGCTCCTGTGGCTGCTGGGGGGAGGCCTCTACGCCTACCTCTTCCCTTTCCTGCAGAAGACGCCGGACGCGGCCGCCCTGACTCCCGGCGTCGGGGTGTACGTGGCTCTGATCGTTCTGATGGCTACGCTGGCGGTTCGCACCCGCCGACCGCTGATCATGCTGGGCAGTTTGATCTTCATGACCTCTGACCTGACGCTGGCGCTGCAGACCTTCAAAGTGACGGAGCCCCTGGAGCACGGCAGGCACATCGTCATGACGACGTACTACCTGGCGCAGCTGCTGATCGCCGTGGGCGACATCAAGGCCGTGGAGGGCGGGTATGAGTTTGCCAAATGGAAGAAATCTTAG